The following DNA comes from Rhipicephalus microplus isolate Deutch F79 chromosome 6, USDA_Rmic, whole genome shotgun sequence.
ttttttcttccttgtggCAGTAGCGGAGCCCACTGTTCCTCTATGTTCGCGGTAAAATTAAGAACaggtgccgcggtgttatatgcgaacgcgatgaatggaagaatgcgatcccagttagtatgatcggatgtcacatacatggcgagcatattgccaagggtgcggttaaatctttccgtgagcccgttagtctgcgggtggtatgccgtggtcttgcgatgaacaacaggCATTCaaaaagcagagacgtgacgacttctgataggaacttaggaaggctcgacctcggtcgcttagtagttctcgaggtgcaccatgtcgtagtatgaagcgatgaaggatgctacgtcccgcacctccaccaattaataaggggtttattggcgactgttgcgacggtggccctacgataAAAACACGATggggacagagcaacggtcaagcagatgctgGCGATGATCAGTACGAGCCcggcgagagaagcccagcacccagtacacaagcggtggcgatgttgcttgccaacgatgcgttttcttcttcacacaggtattgctggaaaacataacccttgaagccgcaagctagccggcacagcaaacgacGAGCACTAGATACTTTGAATAGTTCCAAGTTCCTTGCATTCCACTTTTTGTAcgttctgttaattcgaaaacctGCTTAATTCGAAGATTTCTTGTGGGCCCAAGTGTTTTTGAATTatcgaggttttactgtatgtcTATTCGTTTATGTATAATTAATTAAACTAGTGTCGATGTGCACCAAAATACTCTGATATTCATTTGAATACTCAAAATGCTCAAACAATTCTTCATTAGAAGCTGTCTAAGTAGATACTGTAATAATAACTGCATATAAGAAATTAATATGAAGTGCTTATACATATTATATTTACTCTATTGTAAAGTGAGAATGATTTTAATGCGAAAAGTGACCTCCAGGAAGGaagaaatgaaactaaaatgaaggAAATATGTGCATTATTGCACTCTTTTAGACGACTCGAATTTAGGTATTCGATTGTAATGAGAGGGTTGAAATCAGGTAGCAAAACTCTAGATAAAAACGCGCGTTGCATTCGAGTAAATGTGGTGCTCCCTCTCGCTCTGTTTCAGAATGTCACCACTGTGGCATTGGCCAAATCCAGCGGAATTCTGGTCAGCACTGCTGTCACAGCCACGACGGCCGCCGCAGGAGGTGTCGTTAGTGCTGCGCCAACGTTTGCGCTCACCAAGGTTCCAGTAAGTTGACTTTCCTGAAATATGGGGGAGGGGGGAATGGGTAGTCACCTCGTGAGGCTCATGCAAGGTCACAACTGGCCAGAGTACCGTGGCCTTGTCAGAATCGGAGCCACATTCTATTCAGTTGCAACAACTGAAATACCAGTGGAAGTTCCAGATCACAATAAGGGACACTAAAGGTATATTAAGTTGATGTTGCTTGCTGAAATAGCGTTCCACAAACCTCATAACGttgcttttgtgccaaggaaatgCTAATTTTATAAttaaatcacgtttcagtggcctGCATCTCATTAGCGTGCTTCAAATTACCCACCTCAAAGCTGACACTTTCACGTCACTGAAGTGTATagcgttgcccggctttactgcgtggcTGCCTACACTAGTAGCAGTAaagcgaaagtagcgggagccacagcagcaacaacggccattgaacaattttctgctatggcctccgagatcacaggcttgcttggttcaactgagCCTTGATAGAtagcacgacctgtccagtttaaccaggcgaaaatttgTGACCACGCAACCAGGCCACCCGTTCGTGATAAATTTAACTAATTTGATAAATTGCACATAGGTATGGAAAGTTGAAAGGTGCTGTGACAATGCTCTCTTTCAAAAACAGGTCACGGCAGTGGCCACTCTGAGTACAGCCGCTCTACGACCGCAGTGACCGCAGCCACCAGTCGTCACAGCCACCACCACCATGACGGTGCAGGAAATGGTGGCCGTGGCAACGGGCCAAGTTCGTGGGCTGCCGGTGAGCAGTGCAATCACAACTGCAGGTGGCAGTACTCCCGCCATGGTCTCGGTCACCAACCTCGGCTCTGCACAGTTGCAGCCTGTTCCGCAGAGGATCTCCACTGTAGCGGCCGGTAAGCAACTGTTCTCGCTCATGTTCTACGTGTCTGACTTTATCATAGCACTAGCTTTTACTGTTGCCGATGGATCATTCGGACGCTAATAATTCAAACGTGCAAAATAGTTGAGACAGTTCCGCAGGACTGCCCGCAACTCTCGGGCAAGATGTCTAGTGAagcctcgttaattcgaactcggTTATTTTGAGATCCCACTTAATTCGTAGTATTTTCGCAGTCCCGTATCTCGCAATGTGCTtttgagtggataatttgaagcgtCGGTCAGCACAAGTCCGTTCAATTCAAAGACTTTGGGTTGGGTGCAGTGTGCCAATTCCCAATACCGATTTCGTTGCAGATACGCGGAAATGACGGCTCTTAATCTTAAGAGCCACTAGGCAATGTCTTTTAGCAATACCAATGAGTGGTAAGGTGAAGCACCTCTGCCTCGCTATTTCCGGCACGAAAAATAAAATTCTATATAAAAAAATGGTCTCGTGATCAGCTAAAATGTGCGCCTGTGGAGAACAGCACGTGCTTCCTTGCAATACAGAAGTAACGTGCGGGCAGCACGTTTCATGCTTCTCGCGACGTCAGCGCGTCACGATTTATCCCTTAGTTTTGGGAATTTAAAGAAATAATGAAGGACAGTCTGGTTAAATTCGCGATGTGTGTGCGAATCTCCGAGTGCCGATTGCTCTAGCGATTCGTGCGCTTGCACAGCGGGCAGAATTCTTGCCTGAaacgcctacttcgaaaactcGAGTCGAAAGCTTCAATGGTGATGCTTTCCAACGAAAACACATGAAGAATTTCGTCACTCTGTCTATTATTAAATTCTGTGTTTTACGACAAAGAATAGGTGAATGGTCGCATGATGACAAGTTAacgcatgacgatagttatagcgtgagaacaaagcgacgacacagagacaagaaggaaatgaaggacatgagcgctaacttccaactgagtttactGCTCGGAGCACGAAAAtgtatagaggagacagtaaccatgtgacaaaaaccatactgcacaaagagcaaaacatgagtaaaagaaaaaaagcacagaaaaaggcaaagaaaagtctataaggaaacgaaacagaaaagtaaaagtaATATAACTACTGCCGCGCaccaaaaccttcgaggaaccttagtttcTTCTAGGACAAAGACACGGAGGACgtgctaatgcatgacaccttTTCTAAGTGTTGACGCAGCCAGGAGCAGGCGACAAGCTGCCCGCAggtcactactgtgttgcagtgaaaatGTCTTGTTTTTTGCAGGTGTGCGTTTTAGttggtcacgtttttttttttttttttttttcggtgacagCAGTTAGACTCGGAATTCCCCTTtgtttgcggcaaaactgtgaccaggtattgctggaaaacatgaCCCTTGGAGCCAGaaactagccggcacagcaaatgACCAGCCCTGATTAATTTGAAGGATTTCAAGTTTCTTGAATttcactttttgtatgttctggTAATTCGAAAACCCACCTAGTACGAAAACTTCTCACAGTCCCAGTGACTTTGAAttaacaaggttttactgtatattATATAGATGTTTTTGGCATCATGCACTTTAAAGGAATAAAACTTTCTTTTAAATGTCTTGTTTGTGCCTTAGTAAGTTCTCTCGGTTTTTTTTCACGCTCTATTATAATGAAGGAataaagtgatttttgttttattgggAGAACAACACCTAATATGGTGCAACATAGTTTTTTTTAAATGGGCCAAATCTAGCACTGAAACTACAGTATTTATTAAAATCTAGGCTCATAgtttcttttttaaaatttatttctaTCAAACTCCAGGGTCTCCTTAGATTCGAGGGTTTGAAAAATGCGCCATTTTTTACTGAGAAAGACGGTGCATAACTAGTGCCACTTAGATTCCAATGTAGCTGTTAGTAGCCAAGCCAACACCTGGCTTAAGTACTCACGTGAGGCCACCATTTTGATCATTGTGGCGAGTGTTGAGGCGAGCGTTGGTCATTTCGAGTCACACTTCAAGTGGTCTGTTTGTGGTGCAGCTCAATGGCACCAAACAGGCAGGGTCATTAGAGTACCGCTTATAAAAGGAACATTGTCCTATCCACGAAGTCATTGTCAAACGTTCAAGCCGCGCGAGACTTTGGAGTAGAGCGTCGCCGAAGGGGCTGCAGCGTGAGACGACAACCTGGGAACGTTGATTGTGTGCTCTTTTGAGAAGTAGGGCATATCCATTGCGCTTGATGGCACCGAGGATCGGGCACTGTTTGAAGACAGGGACAAAGAAGTCACTGACGAGGGAAGCAGCGACGACAACTTGGAATAAGTGTGGCATATTTCTGATGCAACTACAAACAGTGCAAAAAAACGGTGACAAAGATACACACGCAACAGGAATAGTGGCTGTACATTTCTTGACGTATTTGCATCATGAACTAATTGCTTTGTTTCatcttcatgttcaataaatgttttctctatGTGAACGCTTCCTTGCAGTTTCGTTTGGCCTACATTCgaggtgagtttttttttttttcaggctttgGACTTTTGGGGGGGTCGACTTAGAATCGGGGTCAGCCTAGATTTGAATAAATACGATAGCTCGAATAAGGCTCTATTGGCACATACATGTTCTTAATTTAGCTATAAAACAGTAATATTACATTTTTAATAATTACtcatttattattactgttttagaAAAAGGTATACTAGTATGTATGTGCCAGTACATTCTTATTTGAGCTATTTTTGATTCTGGATTTGGCCCCTTTTTAAAAGAACTCCTCGACTGTTCGGTTCTTCAGGACGTCTCTGCATAACCACTTGCTAAATCAGTCACTATGATCAGAAATTGCGGTGTGCTTCAGGAGTGCTGTGAATGTGTCTTGTTGATGGCTCTTCGCACCTAGGCACCATGCAGCGCGATTTCGATGGAATGAAAAGTCGTAACACAAAATGCGGAATTTCGCAAGTATGTGCATGGTTTCTTTGCCTGTAATAACAGCATAaagtgggcagacgagattagaaagtttgcgggtgcaaagcggcagcagcaagcacaggactgagtcaACTGGTGGGAcgtgggagatgcctttgtcttCCGTTGGGTGTGGGCAGGCTGAATATAATGAATAAAAGCATAAAATAAAGCACAGAACAGTGGCGAGCATCAACATCATAGTGTGCGCTGCACCGTCCAGTCATGACCGTTAACACATGTGCACGTCCAGTTAATAAGCACTGTGCCATCCCACTGCGGTAGTTGTCATATCTTTTTAAAGACAAAAATGAAGCTGAAATAATGAAAAGCTCTCTGCATACCCATGCAGGTCACCATTATCACCTTGTAAGAACAAGAACATAATGAAAAGTTTCTCTCTCACAGTGCTACCATCCAtgatattgtgacggggcgagatctAGACTTATAGTAGAGCGTCCacagagaatcggcagccgaacaagatggctgagttgcctctcgcgcaagcgtctAAATGCACAGGCGTCTTTGTcgtcttcgcaaagtgccacacttgttcctgtcgatgatgcactgtaacatcactcccctgcggcgaaAGTGCCATCATGGCGCTGGGTACGGCGGTGACGAACTAGCAGGGTGATACTGTTTGAGTCTGGAAACGTGGACAACGTCCGTCTGGAGTGAGGGGGTCGAAGAgacattgtttaggggtgcgatctcatAGCTCACATCACTGAGTTGTCGTAAGACTTTGTAGGGGCCACGGTAGTGtggtagtagcttctctgataagccgacttggcagTTTGGTgcccagagaagtaccagagaccccggcgagaagtgcacgctttggtggcgactgttaTAACGGATTTTTTTTTGGTgctcttgcgacaagtgcagccgatcatgggcaagctgacgggctgcatgggctcgagaaacgacatcgctggtgTACTCAgcagacaagggggcagccgaagaaAGGAGAGTGTCAAATGGCAACGCTGGGTCTCGGCCAAATAGCAAGTAAAACAgagaataactagctgtgtcgtgtcGTGAAGAGTTGTACGCAAAGGCGaaaaaggggagtgctttgtcccagtcacggtgatctaatgaaacgtacatagacagcatctgggtcagcgttcggttcagacgctcggtcaatccatttgtctgtggatgatatgcggtggtaagcttgtgctaaGTTGCCTTTTACTGTTGATGACCTGTCAGCAAGAACTATATCATTGCTAATATTTGTTGCTGCTAGCGTTTCTCTTGATGCCACTAGTACACGTGTGTTTCCCTTCCTAATTTTTGCAAGTGTTGTGCTTGGGCAGTTACACCCAAGTGTGCATTACTTGTTTAGATACTAAGAAGGTTGCAAGGTCTTGgtcattgcttttttttgttctgtgcaGTGAGCCAAGTGGCGGCAGCTCAAGGGTTGACCAGCGCTCAACCGGCCCGCAGTCTCACTGCCTCTGAGCTGCAGGCCATGCGCCAAGGCAGTTTCCTGCgccaacaacagcagcagcagcagaggaTGCAGGTAATCCTTTGTGCTGCCCCGTCTGAATCAAGTCTGTTTTATGTGCCTGCTTGCTTTTCACTGGCCCtggtctttatttatttattttcttttgtctaATTTTATGACACAGTTGTTAGGGAATTTAAAAACAAGCTTATCTTCAGTGCATTGAACTGTACCTGAAAGTATTTCTCAATTCTGTAAGATGTTGGGTTGACTTCTAGGTGTGAGTCAAGCACTTGCCTACCAGCTACTGTGAATGCCACGTTTCCTGCCTTTGACTGGATAGCTCAAGAAACTGAAGTGACAAAAATTAATCTGTAAATATACACTATAGTATGCTTCGTAATCACATATTATATTGATGGGAAAAACTTGAGAGAAGAGGTTGGGATCAGAAGTGAAATTCCTAGATTTCTGCACAGAATCGGTGCACAGAAAGTGCACAGAATTAGTGCACAGCGCTTTCTGTGCATAGGGCCTGCTGTGCACTTTCTGTGCACAGCAGGCGCCGCCGCCGCCTTTTAAATGCCTTTTAAACTGCCCATTCATTGAGCAACATGCTCTTCCCAGAGCACGTCAGCAGCCACAACAACATGGTTGCTTATCTGATTGGCTGTCATGGGCTGTAGAATGTGCAGAAGTAAGATCGACTGGTAGAGTAGCACCTGTCAGAGCGGATATCAACCACTGACTTCATGGTCTTTGTTTCTGTCGCCAGACGACGTGCGTGCTGCCAGGTGCACTGCATGATGGCCTCGGAGACGGCACGCAATCTGGCGGTGTGCCATCTCAAAGGTCTAGACTGGTAAAAGCTCAAAATGACGAGCACACTCATGAGAGTTAATTGTCTGTAGTGGCATTGGTATACTGCGTGTGATTCAATTTATGGTGCgaatggtttcacgatgctctaACTGAAACGCTGACAAAACTTTCAAAAACTGTTTCAGGGTCTCTTTAATGGAAGTTCGCCGAGTTGAATAAGTGTTGAAGTACAAGAATAGGTAGGGGTACATAAAGGCAGGAATGCATAATGAAGATTCAGGTGGGGGAGCGGCCTATGTGCAGAGTCGGAGGGGCAGACACTTTATACTTCATGAGCTCAGAAAGGAGGAGGAGGTGTAAATGAACAAAGAAGAGGGATCTGTAACTTTTGTAAGCGCTAAATGAACGTACGTGGCATGAGTGAAGGACACAGAAAAAGCGGTTCGCTCGTCTTACATACAAGCATTTAGCGCTTACAAATGTTATGTATCAATACCACCAACCCTGAACCCAGTGCTTTCTCAGAGAAGGAGGAAGTGGAAAATTCCAAAGAAGCACGTGGCTTTTGTAGAACGCTGCAAATGATGGTTGTGTCATCTGTGCATAGGTGTACTAGCCAGGGAGGACCAGGGGGGTGCGAGCTACCCCACTTTCGTCAGTGGTGACTGTTCGCTGCACGCCGGGGAAAGCAACAATTGAGGCGAAGTTCTCCTTCGCCACAGTATTCACTGAATTATGTTATTACGAGGGAATATTACAATACAGTGAAATTTCTCTAACATTGTAGTTGTGACGATTTTCCTTATAGGCTCTTGCAGTGCGGGCTGCCGCAAGAGCCTATAAGGCACAAAAGCACAAGGCACAAAAGCACAAGAGCACAAGGCACAAAAGTGCCTAAGCGGCACTTTTGTGccttgtgctgtagcattgcagagcaggccagcgctgaacaggggcccgaTAACATTGCATAccttgtccacgctttcgttctGCTGCGACTGCCTGATGCAGTTACGAATGCGAACGGGCAAACTTTTTATAGACTGGTGAAATCATCTGCTTCTTcagaaaaattattttctttgatCGGAAATAGATATCATCAACGCTGCTTTGTCAAAGCTGCTGTGAGTTGATTAATGTTACAAATATTTTTTAATGCTCTAGTATTATCTGAAAGCACCAAAAAGGGGTTTCTGCATTAGTCTccgataaacctgatcagccttaCTTCTGGTAACTTGGAGCGATGGTGGCAGCTTGGAGAGTGGCGACGaacaaagcagtggactcgagctcagTGGGAATCTCAGCTTTTAGGCTTGTCCATTAACTTGAGCCACCGGGCCAAGGAAAAGGTGAAAAAGTAtggtttttagcactatggaGGCTTAAATGAGAGTCGGGCTAGCAGGTTTTCATTCAATTCAAATGGTCTTTTGCAGCTCATATTACAACTTGAACAGCAAAGAAGCATGTgcacacacgtgcagcgctgcttatttctctcttttcctctctctctctcagcaagaacgagctcacagagatgtgtgcgcgcacaaactactaaacgccttgatgctgcaagtgaaaatattttattacgcTCATGTTATTTCATCTCAGAAGCTGCTATCAATAACCGTTGATAATGTGACCAGCGGCTACTTTACTTGAATAttatttaaaagaatatgctctccgACTACCCCAAAAAGCATTAGGTATTGTTCAGTATGTTAATGCCCTATTTTATGTGCATGCATTATAATAAACACCGCAATATTTCACAGATTCCTGACGTCATGTAAGAGGCAGGCGATTTTATGGCACACAGACAATTTTAAATGCCGAAGAAGCAATGGAAAACAATATGCTGCCGTATTGAAAACACTTTATTCTCTTACTTTTTTCGTGGTCGTTTATACGTGGTCCCTACGcgatgagtatatatatatatatatatatatatatatatatatatatatatatatatacacatataggTATATATACAGCAAGTTATTTTTCCgctcccttttctttcttcttgtttacattacattggttctaataacttcccctatacattccttggcattattgtctgttagatctcattaatattgtgtcaaaacacggaaatacgagcccttaggtatacacttctttcccttattcatcaacgagggtctcgtactggcagacttggtgccgttaggttttATTACAAGGGACAATAATTcaactgcccgctcgtaataagttcacgtgctacgtgacgccgcacaggctcataaaaagggtgttctacactcgctgctgtggctacagatggcgctgactgacactcccacgtttaaattcacatacaaacccaataaagtggctggagggatggccgccgtgatagttcagtggctagagcattgaacgcgttattcgaaggtcgtaggttcgattcctgctcatggcaagttattttttcacgcacttttctttcttcttattaacatTACATTGgtcataataacttcccctatacatttcttggcattattgtctgttagatctcattaaatagtctgtcaaaacacggaaaaaggagcccttaggtatacacttctttcctattggattggattggataaacttttattacttctttcctatatatatatatatatatatatatatatatatatatatatatattgtaggacCGCAGTAAGAATTAGTAGCGCCgtaattttttgtttgcttttatttgctttgcggcgtaagcttgggaaggcatgtcagccgcgggcagccagcgttgcttgagtgacaagcggtAGAAGCGCGACCAACCGGTTTCGCCGCGAGCGCAGACACACGGCGCGAGCATATTACCCTGCTTTGTTCAACGCCAGAGACGGTCGAGCGTTTCGAGTTACTATTAACTCAAGGAAAACGGAACCAACCGGGGCAACAAAAGGGGTGAGATTATAACCGTCATTgtgacggccccctaattgcctctcggcACTGGCAGTCGGCAcatcaacgggcctcttccgagaccccgcgcaccgAGGCGACTTCTCGCATCGGTTCGGCTtatggcccggccacgtactgtttgcgcACCTGCAGAATCGGCGGCGCGCGTTGTGAAAACTCTGAAGTCGCTGATGGCCTTTTCTGCCGGTCCGGCTTTGGTCCAGTAgctctcagaagcgggctcgcgacacaGGAAATGGtaacggccgcccgttcgacgcctaggttgcctattgttgaatcgggcatgtcttcgactgcgtcCCCGTTTATCCGGGCAAATGAGCTCCTAAGTAGAAACATGCGCGGTCTGCGAGCGGTTCCTCttacggcgcacagaggcaagaggattatagccccgtcgtcaagaaattgacgtggtagaggGAAGTCGCCCTACGGCCACAATACCGAGTAGGGctagctctgtctagataattgtgcgccgcgaagctggccctggcctctatgctttttctagttttgttttatttacgttttggttgttgtgttgtttggggGGAGTGCATGGGTCCCACGTGCACAAAGGCGGCATCCTCgtgacggttttttttttatctacctaATGTACTGTCCAATTCAAGGACAAGCAGGTGATTATGTGCCGAGAATGTTgtaagggcggagcgccaggaaggGATAAAAAGAGGCCCCGGGGCTCCGCCAAGTAttctgaaccgagcttgcggtgttaggcaccatcggcttcgccgaaccccgtagggtcgccctacagaagtcggttcatttccaagttgtttttcttttctttttttgtaacattgatgttcattgttttgtaaaatctgtaaatacaagtttttctcagccatctagaacttcttcagcgttgcttctgcttcatcgtcaagcGACCAGCAGGCCTTGGGATAGCGGCGCacgtttcttctcccactttgctataccaccgCGGGTGGTGCGCCTCGGGCGACGAGTGGagagaagtggtttcttctacatcgagaagagaacctgattttacttatatatatagttaggtttgccccccccccccccacttgcgAAAGAGTCGGTATGCTCCTGGATTTGTGCATCTTTTTTGTTACAGTCATCCCTTTCTGAAGTCAATCCTTCAACCAACTGTGAAATCTTGGAGCCTCTTTGGAGGCTGTATGGTTCTTTGAGGTCCAGAAGAAATTCCAGTCTGCTTCAGTTGATCTGTCTCTGGCTCACTGACTTCAACATGCCTTTCTGAGGAAGGGCTTGCTCTGTTGAGTACTCGGTTCCTTCTCAGAATGCTGTCTTCCATCTGAACTTCATTCGACCTGTCATAAATTTCCTAAttattgtctttctttctttctttatttgtttctttctgtgccagtacAGAAAATGAAGCGAAGGCAAAAGGCTGAAAGCCTGACAAAGGGCCTTTGCTTGACCCATGCTCCTGTTTTCGTTGGTTGAACTGGGACATCCACTCACCCTTTCTGAGGCGTGGTGAATCCTTTGCTTGTCTGTGACGATAGCCCGTGCTTTTCCACCTCTTCTACATTCTTATTTCACTCACATTGACTGTTTCGGATTGCAGTAACTGTGAAGCTGTTGGCACACTGATTTTAGTGTGGCAACTCATTGACACTTGTTCTAACCCATTCCTCTGGATCTAACCCATTCCAATGGAGAGCTTGGTTCTGTATAGAGTGAAAGAGTTTCTGTTTGCTGAGCTTGTGCATACCTTTAGCATATTTCACACCTGATGATCAAGTGTTAATATTGTGTGTTCATTCCTGGCCAGACGACGCACTCACGAGCGAATTGAAGACAGCTCTCAATTCTAAGATGCCTTGTCTAAGATGAGTTTCACTTCACTTTCGCCTCACAGAAACATTACAATAATTAGGAGTAGTTTTTTTGAAAATCAGGTGATTCCCAACAGGCCTCAATTCTCGGAAATGACTTTTTCAGAAAGCCTTATTTCTTTgtgttaaagggaccctgaaacagtgTTGACGATTTTTTAAAAACACATTGGGCTGGCAGACGAAGTCccaagggtaatttagagaccaacttgagctctctgcgtgaactgtgtaatttattacaacgctttaaatCTGCGAATCACTCCAGATCGCTGCAGATCACagcgactcggccaaacgcgttttcaaccgcccatacaccaagtgacacgctctgccccactgacgtcattgtttccagctgatctgattggctgtggaacggGCAGCACAAACTGCCGGTATTGTATCAGTGGTGAGATTTACGCGTATGTGGACTCACGCCATATCGTGACGCAGGCACCGTGAAGGAGGAGCTTAGCCCCGAGCGCTCGAAGCAAGAGTTAAGGGCAGTTCAGAGTGAATGGCGGAGTGAAGGAGGAAAGTACTTTTTAGTACTCATAGCTCCAGTCATAATGTGTGTTTCgattgaactctggtgccaatgatttgctccagtagcGGTCTAATCAAAAACAGAATGTGAAAAACCGTTTCAGGGGCCCTTTAAGTATAAGTGCATGCCTT
Coding sequences within:
- the LOC142765215 gene encoding uncharacterized protein LOC142765215, producing MTVQEMVAVATGQVRGLPVSSAITTAGGSTPAMVSVTNLGSAQLQPVPQRISTVAAVSQVAAAQGLTSAQPARSLTASELQAMRQGSFLRQQQQQQQRMQVWRPQSACTHSRRPGKLGFS